A single window of Marinobacter sp. LA51 DNA harbors:
- the atpA gene encoding F0F1 ATP synthase subunit alpha — protein MQQLNPSEISDIIKKRIEKLDISSEAKNEGTILSVSDGIVLIHGLADVMYGEMIEFANGVFGMALNLERDSVGAVVLGDYEGLAEGQKVRCTGRILEVPVGPELMGRVVDSLGNPIDGKGELGTDLTSPIEKVAPGVIERQSVDEPVQTGLKAIDTMVPIGRGQRELIIGDRQIGKTAVAIDAIINQKNTGIKCIYVAVGQKQSSIAAVVRKLEEHGAMDHTIVVAAGAADPAATQFLAPYAGTSMGEYFRDRGEDALIIYDDLSKQAVAYRQISLLLRRPPGREAYPGDVFYLHSRLLERASRVNADYVEKFTKGEVKGKTGSLTALPIIETQAGDVSAFVPTNVISITDGQIFLETNLFNSGIRPAMNAGVSVSRVGGSAQTKIMKKLGGNIRLALAQFRELAAFAQFASDLDEATRKQLEHGQRVTELMKQNQYSPMSVAEMGTVLFAANEGFLDDVDVDKVVKFEAQLLDWMRAEQKDLLAKINEKGDFNDEIASGLKAALEKFKTTQSW, from the coding sequence ATGCAGCAACTGAATCCATCCGAGATCAGTGACATCATCAAGAAGAGAATCGAGAAACTCGATATCTCTTCCGAAGCAAAGAACGAAGGTACGATCCTGTCTGTCTCTGACGGTATCGTGCTGATCCACGGTCTGGCCGACGTTATGTACGGCGAGATGATTGAATTCGCCAACGGCGTCTTCGGTATGGCTCTGAACCTGGAGCGTGATTCCGTTGGTGCGGTTGTTCTGGGTGATTACGAAGGCCTGGCAGAGGGTCAGAAGGTACGTTGTACCGGTCGTATCCTGGAAGTCCCGGTCGGACCAGAGTTGATGGGCCGCGTTGTGGACTCACTGGGTAACCCGATTGACGGTAAGGGCGAACTGGGCACTGACCTGACGTCTCCGATCGAGAAGGTTGCGCCGGGCGTTATCGAACGTCAGTCCGTTGATGAGCCGGTTCAGACAGGTCTGAAGGCGATTGACACCATGGTGCCAATCGGTCGCGGCCAGCGTGAGCTGATCATCGGCGACCGCCAGATCGGTAAGACCGCCGTCGCCATCGACGCGATCATCAACCAGAAAAACACTGGCATTAAGTGTATCTACGTTGCCGTAGGCCAGAAGCAGTCTTCCATTGCCGCTGTTGTGCGCAAGCTGGAAGAGCACGGTGCCATGGATCACACCATCGTGGTTGCCGCTGGCGCCGCCGATCCGGCTGCTACCCAGTTCCTGGCTCCGTACGCCGGTACTTCCATGGGTGAATACTTCCGTGACCGCGGTGAAGACGCGCTGATCATCTATGATGATCTGTCCAAGCAGGCTGTGGCGTATCGCCAGATCTCCCTGCTGCTGCGTCGTCCGCCGGGCCGTGAAGCCTATCCGGGTGACGTGTTCTATCTGCACTCCCGTCTGCTGGAGCGTGCGTCCCGCGTCAACGCCGACTACGTTGAAAAGTTCACCAAGGGTGAAGTGAAAGGCAAGACCGGTTCCCTGACCGCCCTGCCGATCATCGAAACCCAGGCCGGTGACGTGTCTGCATTCGTACCGACCAACGTGATCTCGATCACTGACGGCCAGATCTTCCTGGAAACCAACCTGTTCAACTCGGGTATCCGTCCGGCAATGAACGCCGGTGTCTCGGTATCGCGGGTAGGTGGTTCAGCCCAGACCAAGATCATGAAGAAGCTTGGCGGTAACATCCGTCTGGCTCTGGCCCAGTTCCGTGAATTGGCCGCTTTCGCCCAGTTTGCTTCCGACCTTGACGAAGCAACCCGTAAGCAGCTGGAGCACGGTCAGCGTGTAACGGAACTCATGAAGCAGAACCAGTACAGCCCGATGTCTGTGGCTGAAATGGGTACGGTTCTGTTTGCAGCCAACGAAGGCTTCCTGGACGACGTTGATGTCGATAAGGTTGTTAAGTTCGAAGCGCAGTTGCTTGACTGGATGCGCGCCGAACAGAAAGACCTGCTCGCCAAGATCAACGAGAAAGGTGATTTCAACGACGAAATCGCTTCCGGCCTGAAAGCTGCACTTGAGAAATTCAAGACCACTCAGAGCTGGTAA
- a CDS encoding F0F1 ATP synthase subunit delta: protein MAELRTLARPYAKAAFKAAQEHEQLAQWSQVLTIAGQVTANEDIRQLLANPGLEEQKKAELILEVAEDGVTEQVRNFFAVLAENRRLTLLPEISALFNTYRADLERTVDIEVTAAYELTDEQQQKLAQALSTKLERKVSLAASSDKSLIGGAIIRTGDLVIDASVRGKLTKLADALGS, encoded by the coding sequence GAGAACGCTGGCCCGTCCCTACGCGAAAGCAGCATTCAAGGCCGCCCAGGAGCATGAGCAACTGGCACAGTGGTCACAGGTGCTGACGATCGCAGGACAGGTCACCGCGAACGAAGACATTCGACAGCTTCTCGCGAATCCGGGTCTGGAAGAGCAGAAGAAAGCCGAGCTGATTCTCGAAGTCGCCGAAGACGGCGTCACCGAGCAGGTTCGTAATTTCTTCGCCGTACTGGCGGAAAACCGTCGGCTGACTCTTCTTCCTGAGATTTCAGCGCTCTTCAACACGTACCGGGCTGATCTGGAGCGCACTGTTGATATCGAAGTGACCGCGGCTTACGAGCTGACGGACGAACAGCAACAGAAGCTCGCCCAGGCACTCTCGACCAAACTCGAGCGGAAAGTGTCACTCGCAGCGTCGTCGGACAAGTCCCTGATTGGCGGTGCAATCATTCGCACCGGCGATCTGGTTATCGACGCTTCTGTACGCGGAAAGCTGACCAAGCTGGCCGACGCTCTGGGCTCCTGA